CGGCTGGCTTTATTCCGATGTCGGCGCCTACAATGGCCCGCCGTACTTCGCAAATTTTTCGACCATACCCAAACCGGTGCAGACACCGTTCTTTTTCGATGCGATCTGGGCGGATGCCTGGCCGGACTTTAACCAGGGCCCGGCGATCAACCTCACGCGCGGCGCGTTGGACCCCAACATGGGGCGGTTGACGATTGCGCGTCACGGCGTGCCCAAATCGGGTGTGCCCACCAAACTGACTGGCCGTGAAAAATTGCCGGGATCCATCAACATGTCGTTTGTGGAAGGCCACGTGCAACCGGTGAAGCTGGAAACGCTGTGGAACCTCAACTGGAATTCCACTTATTCCCCGCCACTGACCCGACCGCCGGCTACAGGTCAACCACCGCCTTGAATCCTGCGCTGTTGCCCGAGTCTCACGGGTTTTCCAGCCGGAAAAATGTGGCGCTGTTTGTGGGTGTAGTAATCAGCACCACCTTGTTGGTGCCCACCGTATTGATCGTCAAGCCCGCCGCCGGCCAGCTTGTCGCCGCGGCTAGCCGGTTGGTCGCATGCAGCGTGTAGGGGACGTTCGGAGGTTGTGACCAGACGATTTTGGCCAGCGTATTCGTCGGGATGAGCAAAACGCCGGTGGGATCCTGGGCCACGCCCTTGTACCACTTGTTCAAGAGATTAAAATGTTCATCCAACAATGTCGTGGCACCGGACACTGAAGCGGCGGAGAAGGTTGCCGATTGTCCGACATTCACATCGTTGTTGGGGACGATGCCGAGGTAAACGTAAGTGTAGCTGTTGAAATTGGCCAGCACGTCATCGCCAAACACCGCGTTCGTCGTTCCTGACGGGCCGAACATGGTGATGTTGGTGCCCGCTACGGTGATGCCCCAGGTGCCGAGTGGTGAGGGTCCGCTGAGGCGCGCCAACAAGGGGCCGGAAAAAATGCTCACGTGGTCGGCATTGACCTTGTAATACAATTCCTCGTCATAATGGCCGCCCACATCGTAAAGCCGCAGATAGACGACGTTGGTTTCATTGTAATCCGCGAACGGGCCAGGAGCCAGATGATTGCCCACCAGCATGAGGCGCGCTTCAAAGCCATTGGTTGGCGCGGCAGGGAAGTTGGTGATCGTAAAGGAGTAAGTGACCGCGCCGTTGCTCGGATTGATCCACGAGTAATTGCCCGTACCCGTGCGGATGTCCTGGCGCTGGTAGGTTTCCCCGACGACCGACGCAGTGATGTTGAGGCCGTGTATCGTGCGCGTCATGGTCATCGTCGGGGGTGGAGAGGTGCTCGTGGAGAAGGTCGTGTAGTACAAGTTGTCAATCCAGAGGGTTACCGGTCCGTCGATGTTTTGGCTGGGGCCGCCGTAAAGTTGAAAGTCGATATGGTGTGCGTTTGTGTCGTCCTGATTGAAAGTGATCGGCGCATCAAAATGGCGCCAGCCGTTTTCGTCCACCTGATAATTCGCCCCGATGTTGTCACCTATTGTGGGTCGCCAGTCCCAGCCTCCGTTGGCACGAAAGGCCACAGCAAAATAGCCATTGAGTCCAAATGCGTCGGTGGCCGATCCAGAATCCACCTTGACGTCCAGATGCATTGAATCCAAGTCGAGTAAGTTGGTGATCGGTGCGCTCAGGGCGATGATGTAGGCCCCCTTGTTGTCCCCTAAATAATTCGTACTGAAGCCGAACGTAACCTTCATCGCGCCGGATAACGCATTCGTGTTGCCGTCCATCGTCGGATCAAACGAATTGGTGTGAGTCACACTACCAAAATCGAATGTCCACGAGTCAACTTCGCTGGCGCTGTCGAATTTGCTGATGAAATTCGTGTCGGCATAAGCGGGATTGGAGGCGAGGCACCAAATCAAGCCGGATAAAACGGCGGCCAAGGTTGGAAAGCGATTTACGATAAAGGTTTTCATAAGTGTGATAATTTAGGCGTCCTCCAAGCGGTTCGCAACTGCTTGCATTGCGATGCAATCCTTCCCCTGCGCGGCAGTTTGGTTCTGCCGCACAAGGCACGTCGCGGAAGACAAGCTACTGAGTTTGCTTATTGCCTGCGGTTGCGCCAGATGAGGAGAGCAAGCCCGCCCAACGCCGCCAAGGCCAAGGTGGAAGGCTCGGGCACGGGCGTGAAGATCACGTTGTCGAACCAGAGGGTCACCGTCCCGTCGATGTTTTGCGATGGGCCGCCGTAAAGCTGCCACGTCAGGGCGCGGATGGCATCGTAGGGCGCGGTCAGCGGAGCGTTGATATGCACCCAGCCGTTGGCGCTGCTCAGATTTTGGTCGGTGTTCGCCTGATCCACATAATTGTAACTGTCCGTGTTCCGGAGGGCGATGGCGAAGAAGCCGTTGTTGCCAAAGGCATCGAGCGCAGAAGAAGGATCCACCTTTACGTCGAACTGCAGGGTGGCGAAATTGGCGCCATTCACTCCGGGAAAGAATGCGTCGCGCGTATAAGCCGCCTTGTTGTTGCCGCTCAAGGCCGAACTAAATCCCAGAACGACTTTCATCGACCCGGACGCCGGATTACTGTTGCCATCCACAGTTGCATCAAACGATTCGCTGTGGGTTACGCCGCCGAAGTCAAACCGCCATTGGCTGATTTCGCTGGAGTTGTCGAATTGGTTAATGATCGTGCTTTGGGCCCTGACAAGAACTGCCGGCAGGGCGAGCAATGACATAGCCAGAACCACCGGGTTGAAGAGTAGGTTTGCTTTGTGGATTTTCATGAGGATGCCTTTCTGGGTTGGGTTTGTGTTTAGGGATTTACGCCAACCACCCGGATACAAAACGAATGCGCCGCTCCTGGTAGTTGCCGCGGATGAGAAATACTTCCAAGAAGTGAACAGTAATAGCTCGGACGAGCAGTTTTCATAAACGAACTTTGACTGGACTAGTGGCGAAATCGTATATCTTAAAAAACTTGTTTGGCAAGAACAATTCTTGCCCCTCAAAAAAACGCCAAAACCGGGGTGTGAATCACCCCGCCTTGCTCAATCACGGTGGTAAAGCTACGCTCCAGCCCACTGAATGGCACCATCTCCTGGCATGAATAGGCCGCTCTTAACAATCCCCCTTTTGTACGGCATCTTTTTCTTATCCGGCGCCTGCGGCCTGGCCTTTCAGATGGTGTGGTCGCGCATGTTTGCGTTCGGATTGGGCCACGAATTGCCCGGTGTGCTGGCCGTGATGGCCGCGTTCTTCGGTGGACTCGCGCTGGGGGCGTGGACGCTGGATCGGCGACTCAGCCGCAGTCTTCATCCGGGGCGATGGTACGCCGGAATGGAACTTCTCATTGGCGTTTGGGGATTGTTGACGGTAGTCCTGATTCCGCACAGCAATGATGTGGCGCTGCGATTTATCGGACTGGAGGTTCCGGAGTTTCGTCACTGGACAGTGGCATTTGCCGTTCCGTTTCTCGTCCTGTCGCCGGCCACCATCGCGATGGGCGCAACGTTGCCCGCGATGGAGCGGTTCATGTCGCCGTGGATGAAGGACGGAAGATGCGTCGGCGCTCTCTACGCCACCAACACGCTCGGCGCAGTGGTGGGAACATTGTTGAGCACATTCGTGATCGCGCCCGCGCTCGGATTCAGCGCAACACTGTTGGTGTGTGCGACACTCAACTTATTTTGCGGTGCCGCTGTGCTGCTCATCGAACGGCGCGTTCAAAATCCGCCTCCCGTCGCCGGTCGAAAGCAAATCAAAGCCGAAACGATGCGACGTCTTTATGCGACGGTGTTCGTCACGGGATTGCTCGGCATCGGCTACGAAGTTTTGGGGGTGCGCGTGTTGGCGCAAGTTTTGGAGAATACGATTTACAGTTTCGCCGCGGCGCTCTCCGTCTATTTGCTAGGCACGGCTTTCGGCGCGGGTCTGTATCAACGATTCAGTCGGCACGCTCAGTTTCGAGCGGTTCCCAGTTCGCTGCTCTGCGGACTTTGCACGAGTTGTTTGGTGGGAGTCCTGGCACTCTCGAGAGCGCAGACGATTTACCAAGCTGTTCGTGCGGCGCTCGGCGACAGTCCGATCGCCGTGTTGCTCGCGGAGATGATGATGACGTCCGTGGTATTCGGACTGCCGACGGTTTTCATGGGAGCGTTGTTCAGTCTGTTGGTCCAAACAGCGCGCCGGGAGGACGGTGGCGTGGGTGAGGCGCTGGCGCTCAATACGCTGGGCGGCGCGTTGGCGCCGGCACTGTTCGGCGTGATGCTCCTTCCGGCTCTCGGCGCCAAATGGGCGTTGGTTTTGACTTCGTTTGGGTATCTTTTCTTGTTGCCACAAATCAAAGGCTGGCAATGGTTAGGCGTGGCG
The sequence above is drawn from the Verrucomicrobiota bacterium genome and encodes:
- a CDS encoding PEP-CTERM sorting domain-containing protein, with the translated sequence MKIHKANLLFNPVVLAMSLLALPAVLVRAQSTIINQFDNSSEISQWRFDFGGVTHSESFDATVDGNSNPASGSMKVVLGFSSALSGNNKAAYTRDAFFPGVNGANFATLQFDVKVDPSSALDAFGNNGFFAIALRNTDSYNYVDQANTDQNLSSANGWVHINAPLTAPYDAIRALTWQLYGGPSQNIDGTVTLWFDNVIFTPVPEPSTLALAALGGLALLIWRNRRQ